The genomic DNA TAACAGACAATCGCTCTGACGCCGATAAATATGAGCCAACAGTAGAAGGTGAAAAAGTAGAAATCGGTGGTAAAGTGGATTTAACAGATAACGTTACTAACTTACCAACGTTACCACAAGGAACAACAATAACAGATGTTACTCCTGGTGGTACAATCGATACTAATACACCAGGTAATTACGAAGGTGTCATTGAAGTAACGTATCCAGATGGTACAAAAGATACAGTAAAAGTTCCAGTAGAAGTAACAGACAATCGCTCTGACGCTGATAAATATGAGCCAACAGTAGAAGGTGAAAAAGTAGAAATCGGTGGTAAAGTGGATTTAACAGATAACGTTACTAACTTACCAACGTTACCACAAGGAACAACAGTAACAGATGTTACTCCTGGTGGTACAATCGATACTAATACACCAGGTAATTACGAAGGTGTCATTGAAGTAACGTATCCAGATGGTACAAAAGATACAGTAAAAGTTCCAGTAGAAGTAACAGACAATCGCTCTGATGCTGATAAATATACACCAATGGTAGAAGGTGAAAAAGTAGAAATCGGTGGTAAAGTAGATTTAACAGATAACGTTACTAACTTACCAACGTTACCACAAGGAACAACAGTAACAGATGTTACTCCTGGTGGTACAATCGATACTAATACACCAGGTAATTACGAAGGTGTCATTGAAGTAACGTATCCAGATGGTACAAAAGATACAGTAAAAGTTCCAGTAGAAGTAACAGACAATCGCTCTGACGCTGATAAATATGAGCCAACAGTAGAAGGTGAAAAAGTAGAAATCGGTGGTAAAGTGGATTTAACAGATAACGTTACTAACTTACCAACGTTACCACAAGGAACAACAATAACAGATGTTACTCCTGGTGGTACAATCGATACTAATACACCAGGTAATTACGAAGGTGTCATTGAAGTAACGTATCCAGATGGTACAAAAGATACAGTAAAAGTTCCAGTAGAAGTAACAGACAATCGCTCTGACGCTGATAAATATGAGCCAACAGTAGAAGGTGAAAAAGTAGAAATCGGTGGTAAAGTGGATTTAACAGATAACGTTACTAACTTACCAACGTTACCACAAGGAACAACAATAACAGATGTTACTCCTGGTGGTACAATCGATACTAATACACCAGGTAATTACGAAGGTGTCATTGAAGTAACGTATCCAGATGGTACAAAAGATACAGTAAAAGTTCCAGTAGAAGTAACAGACAATCGCTCTGACGCTGATAAATATGAGCCAACAGTAGAAGGTGAAAAAGTAGAAATCGGTGGTAAAGTGGATTTAACAGATAACGTTACTAACTTACCAACGTTACCACAAGGAACAACAATAACAGATGTTACTCCTGGTGGTACAATCGATACTAATGCACCAGGTAATTACGAAGGTGTCATTGAAGTAACGTATCCAGATGGTACAAAAGATACAGTAAAAGTTCCAGTAGAAGTAACAGACAATCGCTCTGACGCTGATAAATATACACCTAAAGGTCAAAAAGTAACTACTGAATTAAATAAAGAACCAGAAGCATCTGATGGAATTAAAAATAAATCGGATCTACCAAAAGGAACTATGTATGTTTGGAAAGAAAAAGTAGATGTGGGTATACCTGGAAATAAAAAAGCTACTGTTATAGTAATATATCCAGATGGATCTAAAGAAGAGGTAGAGGTTGTTATTTCTGTAGTAGATAAAAAAGCGCCGAATAAACCTCAAGTTGATCCTATTACAGATGTTGACAAAATTGTTACTGGTAAAACTGAACCAAATGCAGATGTAACAGTAACGTTACCTGATGGAAGTCAATACCATGGCACAGCTGATAAGAGTGGTTACTTTAAAGTTAACGTTCCTAAATTAGAGGCAGGGACAAAAGTAAAAGTAACTTCAACTGATGAATCTGGCAATACTAGTGAACCTACTGATGTAGTTGTTTCGTCAAATGAATTAAACGGTGGAAAAGGTAATGGAACAGACAGTAAGACTAACAACAATCAAGATAAAAAACAATTCTTGAAAACTTATCCTAAAACAGGAGAGGTTGATAGTAATATTTATACTATTGCTGGTGGTTTAATATTGTTAGGAACTTTAGGGTTATTAGGGTATGAAAAATGGAAAAAAGAGGATGAATAGAAGTTTAAATTATTAAATATTCTCTGAAAAGAGGAAGAAGTCTCTTCCTCTTTTTGTTTTATTGTTGTTTATTTAAATAATATTGTGGATTTTATTATTTTTTATTAAAATAATGTTGATATTAAAATGAGTAAATAATTACTAGATAATATTTATTTACTTATAGTAAAAGTTCATATTTAAGTAAAGGAGTTTTTTTTTGAATACGGATAAAGAAGTTTTATTAAAGTCATTACATGTATGCTTAGGGATACCTATATTAGTATTTAATGAAGATTACACTCTTGTAGAAGAATATAGATCTGATAGGACTATATCATTATTTTATGATTTCCCAACTTTTTTAAAAAAAGTAGTGAAAGACAAGCTTAAATTTGATTATATAACTGGTAATTATAATGAGTTGTTTTTATTGTACACATACAATAAAAAACTGTTTTTGTTTGGTCCATTCAGATGTAATACCATAGAAAAAGATAAATTCTATTCTATGGTTCAATATAAAAGTATAAAGCATTCTGATAAAGAATCCTTATATAAATTATTAAATAAATTACCATTATTTTCATTAGGGGATATTAGAGATATTCTTATCCTTATAAATTATTTTTTTACGGGAAAGATTGAAGACTTATTTCATAAGCCGTTACATGATTATGAGAAAAAATTTTCAGAAGATATCCAAATAGAACGGATAGATATGTTATTATCTCAAAATTATGATCCAGAAATTTATTTATTTTTATATGAAAATAAAATTTTAGAATATGTTGTAAATGGTAATGTACAAGAATTAAGTAATATGATATTTAAACTAAGTAATGGTGTTGTTCCTGTGGTTAGTGGGGATAACGTACGTTCTGAAAAGAATTATTCAATAGTTGTATTTGAGAAGTTAGCACAAGCAGCTATAAATATGGGAATGGACTTAATAAATGCATATCAGAGTCGAGATAGTTTTATAAGGAAAAATGAACTATGTATAAATTTAAAAGAAGTATTAAAAGTTAGAGATACTGCTATAGTATTTTATACCTCTGAAATAGGAAAAGCTAAAGTAAGGAATCTTTCTCCTCAGATATCATCAATTGTTCAGTACATTGGTCTAAATATGTATACAAAGATTACAGTAAGACAGATTGCTCAATATTTTTCAATGAGTGAAGCTAGGTTACGCACAGCTTTTAAAAAAGAATTGAACATTAGTATACATAATTATATTTTAAGAAGAAAAATTTCAGAAGCTAAAGTAATGTTAAAATCTAATTATCCTATTAATGATATTTCACTATTATTAGGTTTTTCAGATACGTCTCACTTCACTAAAGTTTTTAAAAAGATAACAGGGACGACTCCTAAAAAATATCAGATGTCAGTTGATTCTAAATTTACATTAAATTTAGACTAAAAAATGTTTTAGTACGAAACATTTTTTAAATAATTATCTAACTTTTGGAAATGAAATTAATTGTTTAGGTGTTTTATTTTACACTTAAAAGTTCATATCATTAATAGTTATAGAAAGGATAGAGATAATATGAAATTTTATTGGGAAATCAATCCAGAAGATTTATTAAAAAATGGTAATTATGAAAAAAATAATTTATCAGAATGTGCATATAATTTAATGATTATGTATAACAAGTATGCAGAAAAAGGGAAGAAATTACAACAGTCTATTAATTCAAAAAATTTCAAAAAGAATATAGAACAATTATTAGAAATAGAAGCTATTCTTTCTGAAATACAATTTTATTTAGAGGAGATAAATTTAGAATCTGCAGATACAAATAATGTTATTTCACAGATAGAAACTGAGTATTTAGTAGATTATTATTATAAAATTGGAAATGCAGATAAAGAGGGAAATTTTTTTGCTTCATTACTAAGAAATAAGGTATGTAAACAAAAACAACTAAGATTCGGTATTTTTCCAGAAAGAGTTATTATTTAAATGTTTTTAAATAATAACTATGGAGATAAATGGCAGAACGTTTGTTGCTTTTTTTAATTTCGAATTATCAATTAAGTACAACACTTTATCCTGTAAAAACTTCATACGATGTTTTTCATTTTAAGCACTTTTGTGGTCTAGTCTATGCATAAAGGATTGAATATAATTATCTGGAATTAAGATTATATCTTTCCCTTTTGGTAGGTACTCTCTTAATAATCTATTTGTATTTTCATTTAGTCAAAAACTGGGTAAAGGAGTCTACAAAGATAAACCTAAAAAATAATTTTGCACATATGCTTGATGACCTTCCTGGAGTAGCTGATAATGCTAAAAAAATATTGTTTGATATGAGATGTACTACTGTAATAGACGATTGTAATGTTCATTTACGAGATGTACTTAATTTATTAGAAGATGAAATGCACAGCTTTAGATTATCTTCTATTGAAGCTAATGATTTAGATAAACTATATGATACTTTTTATTACTATGGAAAAAAAGAACAATTAATAGAATTTCTGCTTGACCAGATGACTAATGCGATAAATTTTAAACAAGCTGATAAGGATTTTCTTATTTATTCATGGCTTGTAGAAAAACTTACTGAAGAACAAATATGCGAAATGCTCGCGAGAATTAATGAAAATACCCAATACCATTGGAATAACAACCTTAATTCATTTGTTGATGAGTTCGTTGCTTATTATAAAGAAACAAATGGAATTGATCTAAGAATAAATTATTTGGGAGCAATTTATACTAATTTAAAAATTCTCAGCGATGAATATACTCTCTCTATCTCAGATTACGAGCTTATTTTCAAATTTTTTGAGGATATAATAGAGAGTCATAGCGAAACAATATTTGATTTTCAGCGTAAATATAAAAAGGATATTGAAACAAATTTTGGTAATAGTTTGGAAAACTTTCCTAAACTGAATAAGTTATTATTCGAATAGATTTTGAAAAGCTTACAATAAATAAAAGTATTAATTTTTGTTACATCAATTAATCTCTAATTCATGAATTTCTTTTTTGATTCTATATATAGTTAGTCTCGTAATATTGTAATCTTTCGCAATCTTTATCCCTTGTGCTTGGCGTCTTTTAGATTCCGTACGTTCTTGCTCGGCAATCATGGCCAAAATCTGAATGATTAGGTCTTTGATAAATTTATCTAGGAGTGGATTTCCGATTGCTTCAGCCATGATTGGTAAACTGGTAATAATTAGCCGCACATTTTTCTTCTTTAGATAATTTACTGAATCGATAATCTCGTCATAATTACGTCCAAGTCGATCGATGGCCTCTACAATAAAAATATCTTGGTCTCTAACAAAATCTAGAGCTTTCTGAAAAATCGGTCGATGAGTAATAGTCGCTCCGGATTGTTTCTCGATGAAAATTTTTTCAGCACCAAACTTGTTCATTTCCTCAATTTGACGTTGTTCATTTTGATCGATTGATGAAACTCGAATATATGCAATTTTCCAAATTTTTACCTACTTTCTATAATTTTTAAAATACACCCTAATCATACATTCAAAAACCATATTTTTCAATGTTCTGTTGGTGTCTATTTAGGGGTCCTTAATTAGACAATCGCAACTATTTGATTTTCTTGTTTTTTAAATGCGTGATCAGGGTGTATGATAAAACTCTTGGAAAGAGGCAGAATTTTGAAAGTTGCATATGCAAGAGTTTCATCCATTGGCAAAACTTGGAACGGCAAATTCAAGAGTTAAAAAAATTAGGAGCGAAAAAAATATTTGTAGAGAAAAAATCTGGCGCAAGTATTGAACAACGACTAATTTTTACAGAAGCTATCTATTTTGTGAGAGAATCCGATATTTTTATGGTAGAAGCCATTGACCGATTAGGCAGAAATTACGATGAAATTATTTAGACGGTTAATTTATTGAAAAATAAAAATGTTCGACTCATAATTACAAGCCTTCCTATTATGGCTGAAGCGGTTGGTAATCCATTATTTGATCGTTTTATTAAAGATTTGATAGTCCAGATTTTGGCAATGATTGCGGAACAAGAAAGAACAGAATCTAAGCGACGACAAGAACAAGGAATTAAAATTGCAAAAATGAACGGTGTTTACCAATGGCTGTGAACTAGAATCCAAAATACGTACTACGTGAACAATGTGTAGTATGTATTTTGGTGTTTTCTTAATAACTAATTTTGAATAATCATTCAATTCTTTTATCAATAATTGAACGTAAGACTTTTTCTCTTAAATCCAATGAATTAATCTTGTTATTTTGTTCATATTCATGTACTAACAAATCACAAATATAAAGTTGTGAAATTTTTCCAGCTAAAGAACCACCATTTAAAAATTCTTCGATTGCTGTTTGTAAAACTAAATCTGCAGATTTTCCTATCGGTGAATGAATATAATTCGTTATAGCAAGTATTTTTGCTCCATTATTTTTTGCAATTTTTAATGAGTCATAAGTATCTTTTGTTTTTCCAGATAAAGAAAAGATAATAACTAAATCTCTATCTGTTAACAAAGAAGCAACTTGAGCTTGATAATGAGGATCTAATACAGCTTTAGCTTGTATTCCTACCCTCAAAAACATACTTTCCAAATCAAGACTAGTATTTCCACTAGATCCTACACCAAAAATATATAGGCTGCTTGCTTGATTAATAAGTTGGATTGCTTTTGTTAATTTTTCTTCATTAATTAAACAAGAAGTAGACTGAAGTACTTCAATCAAACTTTTAGCAACTTCATCGTGGTATTTACCACTAGATGGTTTTTCTTTTTTTTTGCTAAAATCTTCTTTAGCAATTTCAATTTTTAGATCAGAAAAACCAGAAAATCCAAGTTTTTGACAAAAGCGAATGATTGTTGCATCGCCAACATTCGCTTTTGTTTTAATATCATTCATAGTACTGTAAATAATAGATTCTCCAGAGTTAAGAATAAAATCAGCAACTTTTCGTTCCGATTTTGTTAATAAGGGATAATGTTCATTAATTAAATAAATGTAATTCATAAAATCTCCTCTAGAATGTAATTTTTGTTTATTATACACTATAAAAATTAAAAAACTCCAAAATTCTCCATTTTTCTTGACAACAATGTAAGCGGATGCTAAACTTTTTTTGGAGTAAAAATCCTAAAAAATATAAAAATGGAGGTTTGTGGAGTTTGGACAAAGCAAAATTCTTAGAAGCAATCTCAGGTGGTTTAATTGTTTCGTGTCAGGCGCTACCTGGTGAACCATTTTATACAGAGGAAGGAGGTTTAATGTCATATTTTGCATTAGCGGCTAAAAATGCTGGAGCTGTTGGCATACGTGCAAATTCCGTTCGAGATATTAAGGAAATCAAAGAGAAAGTTTCTTTACCGATTATTGGCATAATAAAAAGAGATTATCCTCCTGAAGAGCCATTTATTACAGCAACTATGAGAGAAGTAGATGAATTAGTTGCAATTGGTGTGGAGGTAATTGCTTTGGACTGTACTTTACGTAAACGTCATGACGGA from Enterococcus faecalis includes the following:
- a CDS encoding YSIRK-targeted surface antigen transcriptional regulator, producing MNTDKEVLLKSLHVCLGIPILVFNEDYTLVEEYRSDRTISLFYDFPTFLKKVVKDKLKFDYITGNYNELFLLYTYNKKLFLFGPFRCNTIEKDKFYSMVQYKSIKHSDKESLYKLLNKLPLFSLGDIRDILILINYFFTGKIEDLFHKPLHDYEKKFSEDIQIERIDMLLSQNYDPEIYLFLYENKILEYVVNGNVQELSNMIFKLSNGVVPVVSGDNVRSEKNYSIVVFEKLAQAAINMGMDLINAYQSRDSFIRKNELCINLKEVLKVRDTAIVFYTSEIGKAKVRNLSPQISSIVQYIGLNMYTKITVRQIAQYFSMSEARLRTAFKKELNISIHNYILRRKISEAKVMLKSNYPINDISLLLGFSDTSHFTKVFKKITGTTPKKYQMSVDSKFTLNLD
- a CDS encoding recombinase family protein, producing MWKIAYIRVSSIDQNEQRQIEEMNKFGAEKIFIEKQSGATITHRPIFQKALDFVRDQDIFIVEAIDRLGRNYDEIIDSVNYLKKKNVRLIITSLPIMAEAIGNPLLDKFIKDLIIQILAMIAEQERTESKRRQAQGIKIAKDYNITRLTIYRIKKEIHELEIN
- a CDS encoding MurR/RpiR family transcriptional regulator, with product MNYIYLINEHYPLLTKSERKVADFILNSGESIIYSTMNDIKTKANVGDATIIRFCQKLGFSGFSDLKIEIAKEDFSKKKEKPSSGKYHDEVAKSLIEVLQSTSCLINEEKLTKAIQLINQASSLYIFGVGSSGNTSLDLESMFLRVGIQAKAVLDPHYQAQVASLLTDRDLVIIFSLSGKTKDTYDSLKIAKNNGAKILAITNYIHSPIGKSADLVLQTAIEEFLNGGSLAGKISQLYICDLLVHEYEQNNKINSLDLREKVLRSIIDKRIE